AACCAGTCTGTTTTATACTACACTGCACTTTCTTTTGTCATTGAAAGAAGAGATAATCATTCAAAATACAAATACCTCACAGCAAAAGCTTTGGGTGAACTTAATTATAAATTAGATCATCCAAAAATTTCCATCAAACGTTATAGCGAATATACAAATGTTTATAAAAATGATATGGAAGTTTTGTTTCGTTTGGCACAAATTTATTTTGTGTTAGGTGATTTTAAGAATTGCCGGACTTATCTAGAACAAATTCGAGAAAAAAATCCTAGAGACATTGATGCCTCTCATATGCTCGCAGAAATTTATTTTATGGATTCTCGAGACACCGCACCTACTTATTTTGCGACCTTAAAAAAAGAGAAAAAAATTCCAAAAGATGGAATTGTCTATTTGTTGGATCGATTGATTTCAGGATCAAAACTTGGATTAGAAACAAAACTAAGGACTTATATTCAAGAAAATCCCGGAAGGTTATCCCCACGGATTGCTCTTTTGGAGTTGGCCGAAAAAGAAAACATTCCCGAATATGAAGTATTGAATGCTGACACGGCTCAATATGCTTTCGAGTATAGACAGTATCTTACCGCAGAAAAAATTTTAAGAAAGGGTCTTTCCAGGATTGAAACCAAGGAAAATGCCAATGAAGAAAAGTCTTTGTATTTAGAAAAAATTTCATCCTGCCTTGAAATGCTTGGGTTGTGGAACCATGCTGTCATTTCGACAAAAGAAGCTCTGCAACATACCGAAAAGACCGATAAAAAGTTTCGGCTGCGGTTTCGATTGGCTTATCTTTATCTCCAAGGGAATTTAAAAAAAGAATCTCTTTCCGTTTCTGTTTTATCCGATACAATCAAAGAAAATCCAACTGCTGCTCATTTTTATTTGAGAGGTCTTGCTTATTTCCAGTTGGCAAAATACAAAGAGAGTATTCAAGATTTTACTGATGCCATCAAACTAGATCCAAATAATTATAATTATTATTTTTATCGCGCCACTGCTTTTGATAAATTAAATAAGTTTAGTGAAGTGGAAGCAGATTTAAAAACTACACTTTCGCTCAATCCCAATGCTTCCAATGCAATGAATTATTTGGGATATTTGTATGCTGAAAAAGATATCAATCCCGATGAAGCAAACCAACTACTGACCCAAGCAGTGTCTTTGGAACCAGATAACCCTGCTTACCAAGATAGTTTGGGTTGGGTGTTGTTTCGGAAAAAAGATTTTAATCGAGCCTTACTCCATTTAAATTTTGCTGCTTCTTTGGCTTTAGAGCGAGGATTTGAAGATCCGGTGATTTATGAACATTTGGGTGATGTGTATTTGGCCAAAAAAGATCCAGTCAATGCACTCCAGTTTTTTAAACTTTCCGAATCAAAATTAAAAGCAGAGTCTAACAAGGACCTAGTCGCAAAAATTAAAAAAGTACAAAAGGAAATTTCGGAATGAAAGGAAATACCATCCTTCTTAGTGTTTTATTTTTGATAATCTCGTGTCAGTCAACTGAAGTAGAGGATCCTAATTTTATCGGTCGAGACAAAGAGAAATACATTTCTGCAAAAGAAGGCGAATCCAAAACCTTACTCAAAGAAATTTTAGAGAAACAAACAGAATTCCTTAGTTTTAAGTCTGAATTTTCAATGCAGATCCAAACCTTTGTTCCGAAAAAAGACAATGTATCCTTGGATGGAAAACTCTATTTTTCTAAAGAATCCAAACAGATCAAAATCCAATTGATGGATAGTTTTTTTGGCATGGTTTTTACCGAGCTCATTGCCGACCCAAACCAAATCCAAATCAAACCAACAAGCACGAAGGATATTCAATCCTTGCCGATGGGAGACATCCTCATTCAAGATCCAAATACAGGTAAAAAATTTGCGATCCCATTCCCTGTCATTTATGAGTATTTGACTGGGGCATACATCAGTGAAATCCAAAGTCCAAAGGCGAAATTCAATACGAGTGATTCACGGATTGCTCTTTCTAAGGCTGATGGAGAATACGAATACTTTTTTAAAGGTGGTCATTTGGATCGTTTGGAACTTTCCAGTGC
This genomic stretch from Leptospira meyeri harbors:
- a CDS encoding tetratricopeptide repeat protein: MFQAIKTLNRPFLFVFFCFLSLSLIAIEPGPRTKECSALDPGVPAEFLLSRALREQVDGFQAAQRRKTEESKLSFERSVSFLDSYHKCLSEVGKEPSALSSETLALNYLELGVLDQAWEWSEKSISKSQEISKDLILLQTRIRIRQGELAKASEVLENSLHKFPNDSDFLYLLDNLNFERKLWNQSVLYYTALSFVIERRDNHSKYKYLTAKALGELNYKLDHPKISIKRYSEYTNVYKNDMEVLFRLAQIYFVLGDFKNCRTYLEQIREKNPRDIDASHMLAEIYFMDSRDTAPTYFATLKKEKKIPKDGIVYLLDRLISGSKLGLETKLRTYIQENPGRLSPRIALLELAEKENIPEYEVLNADTAQYAFEYRQYLTAEKILRKGLSRIETKENANEEKSLYLEKISSCLEMLGLWNHAVISTKEALQHTEKTDKKFRLRFRLAYLYLQGNLKKESLSVSVLSDTIKENPTAAHFYLRGLAYFQLAKYKESIQDFTDAIKLDPNNYNYYFYRATAFDKLNKFSEVEADLKTTLSLNPNASNAMNYLGYLYAEKDINPDEANQLLTQAVSLEPDNPAYQDSLGWVLFRKKDFNRALLHLNFAASLALERGFEDPVIYEHLGDVYLAKKDPVNALQFFKLSESKLKAESNKDLVAKIKKVQKEISE